One genomic segment of Sporomusaceae bacterium FL31 includes these proteins:
- the hybG gene encoding hydrogenase assembly protein HypC: MCLAVPAQIISRDEMLALVDMDGIQRSVSVMLLPDVKQGDFVLVHAGFAMQLIDEKEAEFTMGLLKELAEHGSLPE; the protein is encoded by the coding sequence ATGTGTCTGGCGGTTCCGGCCCAAATAATTAGCAGAGATGAAATGTTGGCACTGGTTGATATGGATGGCATCCAACGGAGTGTCAGTGTTATGCTGCTGCCTGATGTAAAACAAGGAGATTTTGTGCTCGTACATGCAGGTTTTGCTATGCAACTAATTGATGAGAAAGAAGCGGAATTTACTATGGGGTTGTTGAAGGAGCTGGCTGAGCATGGCAGTTTACCCGAATGA